The genomic window GGAGTCCGGTGAGGGCCAGCTGGCACCGGCGGACATGGGGACGCAGTGTAGAAGCTAttgtgtccccgttcgaggtaagtgttttgacagtggagtttgcagcatctcccaCTTGTTCCTTGATTGTATGCTGACCTTGTGAGTTCTTTGCCTTTAGCTGGAAGCATCAGGCAGAAGCACCTGCCCTAGCATCATGTAAGGCGCTCAAGTTGAGCACTAGCTCTATCGcccgatgggtggtggaggcgcaggccgCCATACCATATGGCGCTGTGTTGGCCTAggctgacccgaaggagccggtcgcccaaggagaggctaccgaggtggccacgaagcaagcgggggaggaggcaCCTACGCCTCACGTGGCCGAGGCCTGCGAGTTAGATGAAGCCGAGGCGCCCCCAGTccttgaggccaccgagggcgagactgaggcccctaggacctctaaggccgaagcggtggaggccagggctcctaggaccaccaaggccgaggtggcggaggctggagcTCTCGAGACCACCGAAGCCAAGGTGGCGGAGGCCGAGGTGGccagcaccgtggagcagccagctctgacctctggcgaggggagctcggccctcgtctgggtacaacccgagccccgtgggtggataGCCCAtgtgtcttgtggcggagctaggatgaccctaagggggagcctctgttcaccctcgaggacacggccgaggggggCACTGGGGTTCTTTCAAGCAATACCGCCATCTAGCAGAGCGGTCACTGTGGACGGTGCTGTCCATCGTGGCTGACGACCTGCCTAGTGTTGCCAAGGTATGCGCCTTCTTTTCTCGCACTATATCATCTTTTTCTAGAGTTTTCTCACAGTGCTTGACGTCTGTTCTACCTATCAAGGAGCTCAAGGCCCGGTCCCTCAAGAAGTCAATGTTCCTTCGGCAAGAGAGGGACATCTAGGACCAGCTCTGGCAGCAGAAGGACCTACTCACCAATGCCAATGAGCTTCTATCAGCGCGGAGCATGAAGGTGGAGGATCTccaccttcgctgtgctgatatgaaggccgaggcggccacggctcagGAGTGGGCCACCCCTTTGGTGGCatagatcaaggagctagaggaggagctgacctagGTGGCCAGCGAGCGAgacaccttcaggtcctaggCCGAACAAGTGGCGGCCGCTGCCAAGGCCATCACCGGGCAGCTGATTGTGGAGTAGAGGACGCACcggctgacgaaaggtgccttggcagaggctaTCAAGGTGGTCAAGGCCTCCCGGGTTGAGGCCTTAGCTTGGAAggaaaaggccaagggtgagtcctgttgagccacgccccttgttttatttgtttttcttgcattcGACCCCTGACTCCCCAATGCGACGtagagctggagagggaggcttctagggtggctgaggcctcttgggtgaggtccaaaactagagggagaaagccaagggtgagtctcataggctcgctcccctgttcggcttgtttttctttTGTGCCTAACCCCATCCCGCCTGTCTTggtgcagggttggagaaggaggtcacccaggcAGTTGAGGCCTCCATCACAGTGTAGGCGGTGCTCAAGGCCAAGATCCGGGAGCACAACGCACTACAGAGCGCCGCCCatgccgcctgcgaggccctggaggttagGGGTCGAGTCGGGTAGCTCCCTCAGGAGCCGCTTGATCGCATTGAGCGACCGAGTCCGCGAGCGGCTCTAGGGGGCGCTGCACACAGGCGTCAAGCACGCCCTGGCCATCGTCTCCTCACACTACGCTggcatcaacctcgaggccgtcaACAATGGTTATgtcatggctgaggatgacgagaatgctaaggaggaggtcatgaagctggtggaggtggATGAGGCCCCTAGCACAGCGCTGGCTAgtttgtttgaagaggaggtggttcctcccatgcCGTCCACCGATGCTGGTGACCCTAAGTTTTGACCTTGGCCAagggggccatgtaaatagattaggacttacatcattgtaccatgatgcttgtggccatcgaggcctttttaaagtacttatgtgtatacgcattttaatcattttttattgtatttccgagcctctgccctctgtctggtctttgaacatatctcttgcaaaaaacttcctcggagcctaagttgcccttcgggcaaaaggtggtgagggagttgccgtagcctagaggcgtaggccatctcacGGCCCGGCTGGCCTTTTGGCCCTaagacagacttttggtccttaggttttttacaatcgatttgccagagtacgcgagagagtttggcgtagaatttttttttggaaaacaatttcgaaaaatgactaaaaatggtgtctgggacttagggggggtccccCTTCTCTTCCCCAAGGGAGGCTcttatagcgttatcgtaacgctaatcccccatcgatgggctcggggggtttctcgaaaaattagaacaactaaagaacacttctttaatgtatttcgagaaataatgtatacaatgcttggaaatttaagggtagaagcgacgtagctgttctatgttccaagagttggtgaggatttcgcccttctcgttggctagcttgtaggtcctaggctttaGCACTTGAGCGATGATGTACGGCTCTTCCCATGgtagggtcagcttgtggcaacCCTTATTACTCTGCcttagtctcagcaccaggtcgcccacttttAGGTCTTGGCTttgaatgcgccgggcttgatagcgtcgtagggcttgctggtacttggctgagtgtagcagtgtaacatctcaggcttcctccagttggttgaGGACATCCTTGCGGGCAATGCAGTTGCTCTGCTctttgtaggcctgtagcctcggggaaccatactccaagtcagtggggaggatggccttggctccatagtccaggaagaacggtgtgaaccccgtggcttggctcggagtgttcctcaggctctagatgactgacaggagtttggtaagccatttcttgccaaatttcttcaactagttgtatattcttggcttgaggccctataggatcatgccattggcatgttctacttggccgtttgtcctagggtgtcctacggctgaccaggccacacagatgtggtggtcgttgaagaacgttaggaacttgtggccggtgaattgtgtcccattgtcagcgatgatggtgtttggaaccccaaacctgtggatgatatcagtgaagaacaacaccgcttgctcggatttgattcgagtgatcagacgagcctcgatccacttggagaacttgttgatcgctaccagcaaatgggtatagcccccgggtgccttctgcagaggcccaaccatgtctagcccCCACATGGCAAATGgacatgtaatggggatggtctggagggcttgggccaggaggtgcgtctgccacgtgtagtactgacatccctcgtaggagcgtacgagcttggtggcatcagcaaccaccgttggccagtagaacccttggcggaaggtgtTTCCGATGAGCGTCCGAGGTGCTGCATAGTGCCCACAGGCCCCtacatgcaagtcccaaagtagggcttggcctgcctcggtggtgatacactgttggaggacgccagatgggctttgcCTATACAACTCgtcgttgctgaggacgtaagttttggctcatcatGCAAGCTGTCGTGCTTCGGTCCTATCTACAGGAAGCTCTATttgaatgaggcaatcaaggaacgggactcgccagtccatgccctggttggcctcgggaggctccgcattgatttccatggcctcgggctcggccgcAAAGGTCTTGGTGAtggagggggcctcgagccctgtgGTGGGCTTGactggtgggccctcttccgctgccAAGGCATAGTCGATgaaaggcttgtggaggtctccaacgaagatgttcggggggaccggggacCATGCTGACGCCATCTTGGCCAGTTCATCCACGACCTCATTGAATTTTcacgcaatgtggttgagttcgaggccgtcgaacttgtcttctaggtgacataccaacttgcagtatgcctccattttggggtcatggcagttcgactccttcatcacttgatcgacgatgagctacgAATCGCCCCATATGTCGAGATGCTGTattccaagttcgatggcgatctgcaagccattgatgagggcttcgtactcggctacgttgttggaggcggcaaagtggagacggatcatgtagcacatgtgcactccaaggggtgagatgaagagtagaCACGCGCCTaccctggtcttcatcagggacccatcaaagtacatggtctagcattccgCCTAGATTTGagtaggtggcagttgggtgtcggtctactcagccacaaaatcgtccaagacctgggatttaattgctttctgaggcacaaaagatagggcttcccccatgagttccacggcccacttggctattctacctgaggcctcccggttctggattatctctcccagagggaaagacgacatcatggtcaccgagtgggactcgaagtagtgatgcagcttgcgttgagccaagactatggcgtagatcaacttctagatgtgggggtagcgtgtcttagtctcggagagcacctcactgatgaagtaaataggtcgttggacgggtaaagcatgcccctcttcctgcctctcgaccactactgccgtgctgaccacttgggtcgttgtggcgacatagagcaagagggcctcaccctTGGTCGATGACACTTGGATGGGAGGATTGGAGAGTAGTgctttgagcttggtgagggcttcttcggcctcgggggtccatgaAAAGcatttggattttctcaagagccggtacagaggcaagcctttttcaccaaggcgtgagatgaagcgactcagtgccgcaaggcatcccataaccctctgcactcccttgaggtcttggattggtcccatgttggtcacggccgaaaccttctctgggttggcctcgatgccgcgcttcgaggctatgaatcccaagagcatgccttgggggaccccaaagacacacttctcggggttgagcttaatgccctTCTCTcagaggcatttgaaggctatctccaagtcatcgatgagatcactggcctctctagacttgaccatgatgtcgtctacgtaggcctcgatggttcgcccaatgtgctcgccaaagacctgggtcatgcaccgctggtatgtggcccctacgtttctgaggccgaatggcatagtcacatagcagtatatgccgaatggggtgatgaaagaagtcacgagctggtcggattctttcatcttgatttgatggtaaccggaatacgcatcaaggaaagacagggtttcgcatcctacagtggagtcaatgatttggtcgatttgaggtaatgggaatgggacttttggacatgccttattcaaactagtgtagtctacacacatcctccacttcccatttttcttcttaactaatacaggattagctaaccactctggatgggacacttccttgatgaatccggccgccaaaagcttctgcacctcctcaccgatggccctgtgcttttcctcgttgaattggcataggcgctgcttcactggtcTGGAGCCAgcctggatgtccaaggcatgctcggcgacctccctcgatatgctcggcatgtctgagggactccacgcgaatataTTGGCATTCGTGTGGAGAAAGTCAATGAGCACAtcttcctatttgctgtcgagggtggcactgatcctcagcgcccggtcattggagcaggtggggtcaaCCGAGAGGAGCTTGACGGCCTCTACGGGCTCAAAAGTCccggcacgacgcttggagtcaggcgcctcactaccaagttggtcgaggttgacgatgaagGCCTCGGCCTCTACGAGAGCCTCGGCATACTTGATGCATtcgatgtcgcagtcgtatgcatgctcatacatggactcgatagtgatgatgccgttggggccaggcatcttgagcttgaggtaggtgtagttagggatcgccatgaacttggcatagcatggacgccctaggatggcgtgataggtccccttgaacccaaccaccttgaaggtgaggacctccttgtggtagttggagggagtgccgaagcagacgggcaagtcgatgcgcctgaggggtcgcatgcgtttccctggcatgatgccgtggaagggcgcgacaTTGCCTCGGAGCCATGACTGGTCGAGCGATAGGAGTTCcaaggtgttggcatagaggatgttgagaccgctacctccgtccatcaacaccttagtgagccgggtgttgccgatgatcgggtcgacgacgagtgggtactgcccggggtttgggatgtaatcggggtggtcatcccgatcaaaggtgatcgcctcctgagaccagtcgaggtaccggggagtggccaccttaaccgagaagacctcctggcACTCCTTCTTTCGCTGACACgctgtgaggcacgctgaaggcccgccaaagatcatgaaggtgttgtacaccttggggaacccatcgtccttgtcgttgtccctatcACCGACATCCTTCTTCTAGGCATCGTCATTGGGGAGCTCGAGCTTGGTGTAGTAATgctggagcatggtgcactccttgagggtgtgcttcaccgggccctggtggtaagggcagagcttcttaagcatgtcatcgaagagcccgaggcctctagcgaggcctcggggattcttgcgatctaCGGCCATGACTAGATCAGCATCGAGGACCTCCCACTTCCtctagcgaccctttttctttcttttggggaggtggggaccgaggccccaggggccgaGGCCCTCCACTTCCCCTtagcgtcgttgtcggggaagatggccccgatagCTTCTTTGCctaaggcgaagttggtggcaatgtcgaggagcgtggCCACCGTGGTCAGTatgttctggcctaactctcggaccaggtctcagcaggaggtgccagagaggaatgcctAGACAATTTCTAAGTCGCTGatgcggggcaactcggtgcattgcttggagaagcatcagatgaagtctcagagagacttgtCCAgcatctggcgacaactcttgaggtcctaggagttcctaaggcgcacgtatgtgccctggaaattcccaatgaagacctttaccaagtcacgcTAGTTGTGGATCTGCAatggagggaggtgttcgagctaggctcgcgccgagtctgataggaacaaggggaggttgtggatgatgagtaggtcatcatccgcgctgcctagctgacaagccaggtggtaatcggccagccatagctcggggttggtctcaccgctgtacttcgagaggttggccggttgccgaaaccgggccagGAAGTGGGCGCcacggatggccttgctgaagacttgagggccaggtggcctaggagaaggactgcggtcctccccactattgTAGTGACTGCCtcagtgcgggtggtagcctcaaGCGGGCCCATCATCgtcatggcgccgtcgcctgctgaccacatcatggtcgccttgcgcctcatgTCGGTCGCCAAGGCGgtcatgcaccgagggggccttgttggcttttGGTGCCTGACCAAGCTCTGGacaaaccgaggcctctctatcctaccgaGGCAGCGCCATGGGTAGTTTCGAGGTGCCCCCACGCCGTCGAGAGgcagaactttcggcctgctataCCGCGGTGGTcttgaggaggtctcggagctcgccgtgAGCCCGTTGtccctccgaggtagagggcttGAGCATTGTTCGGAGTAGCATTACTACTGCcgtgacgttctggctagcgtgattgaagatagggggttgctcgcccccttcgtcgttgttgatgcggtggttgatgtcgtgagccctccgccgggctgctccgccatcaccatgaccctgttgctcttgctcgagagtgtctcggagctactgcagaaggagttggtcttatttgaccttggcctaaagctcgtggagctgctccaggtctaggcaccgaagttcctcgggggcggggttctcgttccgtgctgccgggggcTCAACGTGtagaggtgtggcgtcgcctacCCCCTCGTGGGGTAGGAAGCGACTGcctgccccttcatcctcatcgcccATGCTTAGCATCCCGAGCTCAACGTTGAAGCACTCActagtgggatcgtaagtgccttcatcatcggagtcggagtagccaaagcagtagtcgctcgtggccatgaagcgacgcatggctttagggtcatgAAGCCCAGAGAAGTTCGCTCTAGCCCATGCCttgtcctcctccaaggagtcagtgtgggtgtgggtcgaggttgtggcgatgaggtcgagggcgaaACGTTGGTGGTGTCCTAGGGGCTCCATgtgagcggaagcataggcggTAGTGGCGTTGCTCAACCTAAAGGGGTATGGGGAGGGTGCCATCACTGGGCTTCACTCCACCAGAGTCGAttcctcaggaggtggtggggc from Miscanthus floridulus cultivar M001 chromosome 11, ASM1932011v1, whole genome shotgun sequence includes these protein-coding regions:
- the LOC136492010 gene encoding uncharacterized protein, with amino-acid sequence MSGLAFLGVGGDDTSGLAIACPKAEADTPEAWAFGKRTVSPMGSMVEVERADPKEPVAQGEATEVATKQAGEEAPTPHVAEACELDEAEAPPVLEATEGETEAPRTSKAEAVEARAPRTTKAEVAEAGALETTEAKVAEAEVASTVEQPALTSGEGSSALVWGALHTGVKHALAIVSSHYAGINLEAVNNGYVMAEDDENAKEEVMKLVEVDEAPSTALASLFEEEVVPPMPSTDAGDPKF